A DNA window from Enoplosus armatus isolate fEnoArm2 chromosome 9, fEnoArm2.hap1, whole genome shotgun sequence contains the following coding sequences:
- the pklr gene encoding pyruvate kinase PKLR — MHPTARIRRYSEAMTLPDSFIQRQQLDASMADTFLEHLCLLDINQEPITARNTSIICTIGPASRSIPKLQEMVKAGLNIARLNFSHGSHEYHGETIKNIREAVETITPDPLYYRPVAIALDTKGPEIRTGLVKGKVEEEVELEKGSHVRVVTAESDKDKTDGKLIWVDYPSLPKVLKKGGKIYIDDGLIGLKVLETGPDWVDTEVEAGGVLCSRKGVNLPGCDLIGLQAVSDRDEADLRFGVAQGVDMVFASFIRSAQDVKDVRRVLGPHGRDIKVISKVESRQGVQNFEEILAESDGVMVARGDLGIEIPAEKVFIAQKMMIGRCNSAGKPVICATQMLESMVAHPRPTRAEGSDVANAVLDGADCVMLSGETAKGLFPVEAVAMMHSICREAEAAIFHQQLFEELRRLTPLSSDPTEVTAIGAVESSFKCCAGAIIVLTTSGRAAHLLSRYRPRCPIIAITRSPQVARQSQLLRGVFPVLFHPLPAPVWADDVDNRVNFGMDIGKARGFFKSGDMVIVVTGWIPGSGHTNIMRAVNVP, encoded by the exons CTCGCATCAGGCGTTACTCCGAGGCGATGACACTGCCGGACTCTTTCATCCAGCGCCAGCAGCTGGACGCCAGCATGGCTGACACCTTCCTGGAGCATCTCTGTCTGCTGGACATCAACCaggagccaatcacagcacgcaACACCAGCATAATCTGCACCATCG GTCCTGCATCCCGATCCATCCCCAAACTCCAGGAGATGGTCAAAGCAGGACTGAATATTGCTCGTCTAAATTTCTCTCACGGCTCACACGAA tacCACGGGGAAACCATCAAAAACATCCGCGAGGCGGTGGAGACGATAACCCCTGACCCCTTGTATTATCGGCCGGTTGCCATCGCCTTGGATACGAAGGGTCCAGAGATCCGCACTGGATTAGTGAAAGGG aaagttgaggaggaggtggagctggaaaAGGGCAGTCATGTCCGTGTGGTGACAGCAGAGAgtgacaaagacaagacagacgGGAAGCTTATCTGGGTGGACTATCCCAGCCTGCCCAAAGTCCTCAAGAAGGGAGGCAAGATCTACATCGATGACGGCCTCATTGGACTCAAAGTACTAGAAACAG gccCTGACTGGGTGGATACGGAGGTGGAGGCCGGGGGGGTGCTGTGCAGCCGTAAAGGCGTTAACCTCCCCGGCTGCGACCTGATCGGCCTGCAGGCGGTCAGCGATCGAGACGAGGCTGACCTGAGGTTTGGGGTGGCCCAGGGCGTGGACATGGTGTTCGCCAGCTTCATCCGCTCTGCCCAGGACGTCAAAGATGTCCGGCGAGTTCTGGGGCCACACGGACGAGATATCAAAGTGATTAGCAAGGTGGAAAGCCGGCAAGGGGTTCAAAA TTTTGAGGAGATCCTGGCCGAGAGCGACGGCGTGATGGTTGCCAGGGGCGACCTGGGGATCGAGATCCCGGCGGAGAAAGTCTTCATCGCCCAGAAGATGATGATTGGACGCTGCAACTCTGCCGGCAAGCCTGTCATCTGTGCCACGCAG atgcTGGAGAGCATGGTGGCCCACCCACGGCCAACCAGAGCGGAGGGCAGTGACGTCGCCAACGCCGTGCTGGATGGAGCCGACTGTGTAATGTTATCTGGGGAGACCGCCAAGGGACTGTTTCCTGTGGAGGCAGTCGCAATGATGCACTcg atcTGCAGGGAGGCAGAGGCGGCCATCTTCcaccagcagctgtttgaggagtTGCGTCgcctcactcctctctcctctgaccCCACAGAGGTCACAGCCATCGGAGCTGTAGAGTCCTCCTTCAAATGCTGTGCTGGGGCCATCATAGTCCTCACCACCAGCGGCAG GGCGGCACACCTCCTGTCCAGGTACCGCCCTCGCTGTCCTATTATTGCCATCACCAGAAGCCCGCAG GTGGCCCGTCAGTCTCAGCTGTTAAGAGGAGTGTTTCCTGTCCTCTTCCACCCTCTGCCTGCTCCTGTCTGGGCCGACGATGTAGACAACAGGGTCAACTTCGGCATGGATatag GGAAAGCAAGAGGATTCTTCAAGTCAGGCGACATGGTGATTGTGGTGACAGGCTGGATCCCAGGGTCCGGTCACACTAACATTATGAGGGCAGTCAATGTCCCGTAA